From one Humulus lupulus chromosome 8, drHumLupu1.1, whole genome shotgun sequence genomic stretch:
- the LOC133796669 gene encoding digalactosyldiacylglycerol synthase 2, chloroplastic isoform X2 produces MNRKRHIAIFTTASLPWMTGTAVNPLFRAAYLSKDGERKVTLVIPWLSLKDQELVYPNNFRFASPIEHEAYVRQWLEERTKFKSDFTIHFYPAKFSIDKRSILAAGDISEVIPDEDSDVAILEEPEHLTWYHHGKRWKTKFCLVIGIVHTNYLEYVRREKNGMQAFLLKYMNTWVVSIYCHKVIRLSAATQDYPKSIICNVHGVNPKFLEIGKKKLEQQQNGNQAFPKAAYYIGKMVWSKGYRELLKLLHDHQKELTGLEVDLYGSGEDSGEVQEAAKKLELSVQVHPGRDHADPLFHVYKVFLNPSTTDVVCTTTAEALAMGKIVVCANHPSNDFFKQFPNCRTYDKSNDFVTVTLKALADEPAQLTDAQRHELSWEAAIERFLKAAELDHPLANNQSGSPSNDYMSTSLNLHRNIEDLSARVHHFVSGFEASRKIFGAIPGSLQPDEEQCKELGLVVPAGN; encoded by the exons ATGAATAGAAAACGGCACATTGCAATTTTCACTACTGCCAGTCTTCCATGGATGACTGGAACTGCTGTCAACCCCCTTTTTCGCGCAGCCTATCTTTCAAAAGATGGGGAGCGAAAGGTCACATTAGTGATTCCTTGGTTATCTTTGAAAGATCAAGAGCTAGTCTATCCCAACAATTTCAGATTCGCCTCACCTATTGAACATGAGGCGTATGTACGTCAATGGCTTGAGGAGAGGACTAAGTTCAAGTCTGATTTCACAATACATTTTTATCCTGCAAAG TTTTCTATTGATAAAAGAAGCATTCTTGCTGCTGGAGATATTTCTGAAGTAATTCCTGATGAAGACTCAGATGTTGCAATTCTTGAGGAGCCTGAGCACCTTACATGGTATCATCATGGGAAGAGATGGAAAACTAAATTCTGTTTAGTTATAGGGATTGTCCACACCAATTATCTTGAATATGTGAGGAGAGAGAAGAATGGAATGCAAGCATTTCTACTTAAATACATGAATACTTGGGTTGTTAGTATATACTGCCACAAG GTAATTAGATTATCAGCTGCCACCCAGGATTACCCTAAATCCATCATTTGTAATGTCCATGGAGTTAATCCCAAGTTTCTTGAGATAGGCAAGAAGAAGTTAGAGCAACAACAGAATGGAAACCAGGCATTTCCAAAAGCTGCTTACTACATAGGGAAAATGGTATGGAGCAAAGGGTACAGGGAGCTACTTAAACTTCTCCATGATCACCAAAAGGAACTTACAGGGCTTGAGGTTGACTTATATGGAAGTGGGGAAGACTCTGGTGAAGTTCAGGAAGCTGCTAAAAAACTGGAATTGTCAGTTCAAGTTCACCCTGGGCGTGATCATGCTGACCCTCTTTTTCATGT TTACAAAGTCTTCTTGAATCCAAGCACCACCGATGTCGTTTGTACAACTACGGCTGAAGCGTTGGCTATGGGAAAGATTGTTGTTTGCGCTAATCATCCCTCTAATGACTTCTTCAAGCAGTTCCCGAATTGCCGAACATATGATAAGAGCAATGATTTTGTTACGGTCACACTCAAGGCACTAGCCGATGAGCCTGCTCAGCTGACTGATGCCCAGAGACATGAGCTCTCCTGGGAAGCTGCCATAGAACGGTTTCTAAAAGCTGCAGAGCTGGACCATCCATTGGCAAACAATCAATCAGGATCTCCTTCCAATGACTATATGTCAACATCATTGAATCTGCATAGGAACATTGAGGATTTATCTGCACGAGTGCATCATTTTGTTTCTGGGTTTGAAGCATCCCGGAAGATATTTGGTGCAATCCCTGGGAGCTTACAACCAGATGAAGAGCAATGCAAGGAACTCGGTTTAGTTGTGCCTGCAGGGAACTAA
- the LOC133796669 gene encoding digalactosyldiacylglycerol synthase 2, chloroplastic isoform X1: protein MQMNRKRHIAIFTTASLPWMTGTAVNPLFRAAYLSKDGERKVTLVIPWLSLKDQELVYPNNFRFASPIEHEAYVRQWLEERTKFKSDFTIHFYPAKFSIDKRSILAAGDISEVIPDEDSDVAILEEPEHLTWYHHGKRWKTKFCLVIGIVHTNYLEYVRREKNGMQAFLLKYMNTWVVSIYCHKVIRLSAATQDYPKSIICNVHGVNPKFLEIGKKKLEQQQNGNQAFPKAAYYIGKMVWSKGYRELLKLLHDHQKELTGLEVDLYGSGEDSGEVQEAAKKLELSVQVHPGRDHADPLFHVYKVFLNPSTTDVVCTTTAEALAMGKIVVCANHPSNDFFKQFPNCRTYDKSNDFVTVTLKALADEPAQLTDAQRHELSWEAAIERFLKAAELDHPLANNQSGSPSNDYMSTSLNLHRNIEDLSARVHHFVSGFEASRKIFGAIPGSLQPDEEQCKELGLVVPAGN, encoded by the exons ATGCAGATGAATAGAAAACGGCACATTGCAATTTTCACTACTGCCAGTCTTCCATGGATGACTGGAACTGCTGTCAACCCCCTTTTTCGCGCAGCCTATCTTTCAAAAGATGGGGAGCGAAAGGTCACATTAGTGATTCCTTGGTTATCTTTGAAAGATCAAGAGCTAGTCTATCCCAACAATTTCAGATTCGCCTCACCTATTGAACATGAGGCGTATGTACGTCAATGGCTTGAGGAGAGGACTAAGTTCAAGTCTGATTTCACAATACATTTTTATCCTGCAAAG TTTTCTATTGATAAAAGAAGCATTCTTGCTGCTGGAGATATTTCTGAAGTAATTCCTGATGAAGACTCAGATGTTGCAATTCTTGAGGAGCCTGAGCACCTTACATGGTATCATCATGGGAAGAGATGGAAAACTAAATTCTGTTTAGTTATAGGGATTGTCCACACCAATTATCTTGAATATGTGAGGAGAGAGAAGAATGGAATGCAAGCATTTCTACTTAAATACATGAATACTTGGGTTGTTAGTATATACTGCCACAAG GTAATTAGATTATCAGCTGCCACCCAGGATTACCCTAAATCCATCATTTGTAATGTCCATGGAGTTAATCCCAAGTTTCTTGAGATAGGCAAGAAGAAGTTAGAGCAACAACAGAATGGAAACCAGGCATTTCCAAAAGCTGCTTACTACATAGGGAAAATGGTATGGAGCAAAGGGTACAGGGAGCTACTTAAACTTCTCCATGATCACCAAAAGGAACTTACAGGGCTTGAGGTTGACTTATATGGAAGTGGGGAAGACTCTGGTGAAGTTCAGGAAGCTGCTAAAAAACTGGAATTGTCAGTTCAAGTTCACCCTGGGCGTGATCATGCTGACCCTCTTTTTCATGT TTACAAAGTCTTCTTGAATCCAAGCACCACCGATGTCGTTTGTACAACTACGGCTGAAGCGTTGGCTATGGGAAAGATTGTTGTTTGCGCTAATCATCCCTCTAATGACTTCTTCAAGCAGTTCCCGAATTGCCGAACATATGATAAGAGCAATGATTTTGTTACGGTCACACTCAAGGCACTAGCCGATGAGCCTGCTCAGCTGACTGATGCCCAGAGACATGAGCTCTCCTGGGAAGCTGCCATAGAACGGTTTCTAAAAGCTGCAGAGCTGGACCATCCATTGGCAAACAATCAATCAGGATCTCCTTCCAATGACTATATGTCAACATCATTGAATCTGCATAGGAACATTGAGGATTTATCTGCACGAGTGCATCATTTTGTTTCTGGGTTTGAAGCATCCCGGAAGATATTTGGTGCAATCCCTGGGAGCTTACAACCAGATGAAGAGCAATGCAAGGAACTCGGTTTAGTTGTGCCTGCAGGGAACTAA
- the LOC133796667 gene encoding uncharacterized protein LOC133796667 — protein sequence MAKPSSSSSDSLRESINALLSPTAEISKDLSPELVDRLLIFLSNVGVSNPIPDHCNTKGFLSDVISAVLKPLTISRGQLTCLLTVKPVISNFYATLHGGALAAVAETISIVCAKTVVGDDKEIFLGEQSFSYLSGASIDAEVIADAKVVRSGRNLTVVSIDFKLKKTQKLVYTARATFYNMPVSKL from the exons ATGGCGAagccctcctcctcctcctccgatTCTCTTCGAGAATCTATTAACGCGTTACTCTCTCCCACAGCGGAGATCTCGAAGGACCTCTCTCCCGAACTCGTTGACCGACTTCTGATTTTCCTCTCCAACGTCGGCGTCTCCAACCCTATCCCCGATCACTGCAACACCAAAGGTTTCTTATCCGACGTCATCTCCGCCGTGCTCAAACCCCTCACTATTTCACGCGGTCAGCTCACCTGCCTCCTCACCGTCAAGCCCGTCATCagt AACTTCTATGCAACACTTCATGGAGGAGCTCTTGCAGCTGTAGCCGAGACGATCTCCATAGTTTGTGCTAAAACGGTTGTAGGTGACGACAAGGAAATCTTTCTTGGTGAACAGAGCTTTTCTTATCTCTCTGGTGCTTCAATCGAT GCAGAGGTAATTGCTGATGCAAAAGTGGTGAGAAGTGGAAGGAATTTGACTGTAGTGTcaattgattttaaattaaagaaaaccCAGAAGCTGGTGTATACAGCTCGTGCTACCTTCTATAACATGCCTGTTTCTAAGTTATGA
- the LOC133796668 gene encoding tubulin-folding cofactor A-like has product MATLRSLKIKTSTCKRLERELHSYEKEVETEAAKTAKMKENGADPYDLKQQENVLAESRMMIPDCRKRLESSLADLKATLAELEELNQKEGAEIEEARTTISQVESLFPTSSTSESEIL; this is encoded by the exons ATGGCAACCCTAAGAAGTCTGAAGATCAAAACAAGTACTTGTAAACGCCTAGAGAGAGAGCTTCATTCGTATGAGAAAGAGGTCGAGACTGAGGCTGccaagactgccaagatgaaggAGAATGGAGCCGACCCTTATGATCTCAAGCAACAG GAAAATGTGTTGGCAGAATCAAGGATGATGATTCCTGATTGCAGAAAGCGGCTGGAGTCATCCTTAGCTGACCTTAAAGCTACTTTGGCAGAGTTAGAAGAGTTGAATCAGAAGGAAGGCGCAGAAATTGAAGAGGCTCGGACCACTATCTCCCAAGTTGAGAGCTTATTTCCAACAAGCTCAACTTCAGAATCTGAAATCTTGTGA
- the LOC133796671 gene encoding enoyl-CoA delta isomerase 2, peroxisomal-like, with the protein MCTLEKRGNLFFLTLTGGDDHRLGPDCIDSILSAISQIKSQATPGSVLITTAQGTKYFSNGFDLAWARSADSKSGAVARLGQMVASFKPVVAELISLPMPTIAALPGHAAAGGFLFALSHDYILMRRDRGVLYMSEVDLGLPFPDYFAAAMRAKIGSVLARRDVMLKGAKIKGDEAVRMGIAESAHDNAENTLEAAVRLAEQLAKRKWNGEVYAEIRKSMFPDLCSVLGITQKVITPKL; encoded by the coding sequence ATGTGCACCTTAGAGAAGCGCGGCAACTTGTTCTTTCTCACTCTCACCGGTGGCGACGACCACCGCCTTGGCCCCGACTGCATCGACTCCATCCTCTCCGCTATCTCCCAAATCAAATCCCAAGCCACGCCCGGCTCCGTCCTCATCACCACCGCCCAAGGCACCAAGTATTTCTCAAATGGATTCGATCTCGCCTGGGCCCGATCCGCCGACTCTAAATCCGGAGCCGTCGCTCGTCTCGGGCAGATGGTCGCTTCCTTTAAGCCAGTCGTCGCCGAACTCATCTCCTTGCCGATGCCGACGATCGCTGCCCTCCCCGGGCATGCCGCCGCCGGAGGCTTCTTATTCGCGCTGAGTCACGACTACATCCTGATGCGGAGAGATAGAGGTGTTCTGTACATGTCCGAGGTCGATCTAGGGCTTCCGTTTCCAGACTACTTCGCTGCAGCGATGAGGGCGAAGATAGGCTCGGTTTTGGCTCGGCGGGACGTGATGCTGAAGGGGGCGAAGATCAAGGGCGATGAGGCGGTTAGGATGGGGATCGCCGAGTCGGCGCACGATAACGCGGAGAATACTTTGGAGGCTGCGGTGCGTCTGGCGGAGCAATTGGCCAAGAGGAAGTGGAATGGCGAGGTTTACGCGGAGATAAGGAAAAGTATGTTCCCGGACTTGTGCAGCGTGCTTGGAATTACCCAGAAAGTTATTACCCCAAAGCTTTGA
- the LOC133796670 gene encoding uncharacterized protein LOC133796670, with the protein MLLGHTEGLSELRLSKNQLLADQKSELDEDDSADSTEQLLYSASFEELAENSIQYDTVIWLCISLLLILAWGVGIIMLLYLPIKRHILRKDISSRKLYVTPSEIVYKASRPSFIPFWGITTIEKHLPLSLVINIIIEQGCLQSMYGIHTFRVESIAHGKAAPVDELQIQGVSDPDDLRKVIITEASKTMLDIGKNWKPSSLATEGENISRGGSLSEGPAVFRSPVKSLKMTASPRYSPMDRRGIVPGDLLLHKLEEVNKSVKKLEFLIEKSNPPPEGS; encoded by the exons ATGTTGTTGGGTCATACCGAAGGTCTGTCGGAGCTTAGATTATCAAAGAATCAGCTACTCGCTGATCAAAAATCTGAGTTAGATGAGGATGACAGTGCAGACAGTACTGAGCAGTTGCTATACTCTGCCTCTTTCGAAGAACTTGCAGAAAATAGTATTCAGTATGATACTGTTATATGGCTTTGTATATCACTGTTGCTGATTTTAGCTTGGGGAGTTGGCATCATCATGTTGCTATATCTTCCTATCAAAAGACATATTCTTCGGAAGGATATTTCCTCGCGCAAATTATATGTTACACCTAGCGAAATAGTTTACAAG GCTTCGAGACCTTCGTTCATTCCCTTTTGGGGGATCACCACAATTGAGAAGCACTTACCCCTTTCCCTAGTCATTAATATTATCATTGAACAAG GATGCTTGCAGTCAATGTATGGAATACACACCTTCAGAGTTGAAAGCATAGCACATGGAAAAGCTGCGCCTGTAGATGAATTACAGATTCAAGGTGTTTCAGATCCTGATGATCTGAGGAAG GTCATCATAACAGAAGCTTCAAAGACTATGCTGGATATTGGTAAAAATTGGAAGCCTTCTTCTTTAGCTACTGAAGGAGAAAACATCAGTCGGGGGGGATCATTGTCTGAGGGACCAGCTGTTTTCAGATCACCAGTCAAAAGCTTGAAG ATGACAGCTTCACCTCGCTACTCTCCGATGGACCGCCGAGGCATAGTTCCTGGAGATTTACTGCTTCATAAACTTGAAGAAGTAAATAAATCGGTGAAG AAACTTGAGTTTCTGATTGAAAAGTCAAATCCTCCCCCTGAAGGCAGCTGA